One window of bacterium genomic DNA carries:
- a CDS encoding AbrB/MazE/SpoVT family DNA-binding domain-containing protein, whose amino-acid sequence MTSKLRISKSGRITIPKAIRDTLGLIPGSPVELDVCDGQLIVTRAVEFTPGRGEELVRHLRGAATGGMSTDEVLEMMRGKRR is encoded by the coding sequence ATGACGTCGAAGCTGCGAATTTCAAAGTCTGGTCGAATCACGATTCCGAAAGCGATTCGCGACACGCTAGGCCTCATTCCGGGATCGCCAGTCGAGTTGGACGTATGCGACGGTCAATTGATCGTCACGCGCGCGGTCGAATTCACACCTGGGCGCGGCGAAGAACTCGTGCGTCATCTGCGTGGAGCCGCGACAGGCGGCATGTCGACTGACGAAGTCCTTGAGATGATGCGCGGCAAGCGCCGCTAA
- a CDS encoding type II toxin-antitoxin system VapC family toxin, with protein MGDGYVIDASVAVKIFQQEDHSDNARRLIDLVKTQAHPVYVPDVFFAECANVFRTWIRLKHMSPEKAGVCLGVLAELPLERLPSETILASALSIAVRFDLTAYDAIYVALARNTRSALVTADKAILRNVRGPDYEVVSIAEWRG; from the coding sequence GTGGGTGACGGCTACGTCATCGACGCGAGTGTCGCCGTCAAGATTTTCCAGCAGGAAGATCACAGTGACAACGCCCGCCGCCTCATCGATCTCGTCAAGACGCAAGCGCATCCCGTTTACGTTCCCGACGTATTTTTTGCGGAGTGCGCAAACGTGTTTCGCACGTGGATTCGATTGAAACACATGTCGCCGGAGAAGGCCGGCGTTTGCCTCGGCGTGCTGGCGGAGCTTCCGCTGGAGCGCCTGCCGAGCGAGACGATCCTGGCAAGCGCGTTGAGCATCGCGGTCCGATTCGATCTGACGGCTTACGATGCCATATACGTCGCACTCGCGCGCAACACTCGATCGGCGCTCGTCACGGCCGACAAGGCGATATTGCGCAATGTTCGCGGTCCTGATTATGAGGTGGTTTCGATTGCCGAATGGCGCGGCTGA
- a CDS encoding BtrH N-terminal domain-containing protein — protein MQRMIEGFRHEQGFHCGSGSLRNLLRHFGRGLSEPMCLGIGMAPAFFYFEAPRSPSRVFMGRSPTMEEDFFRLLGIDAPIRRHENAVDAWRAVRAAIDEGRPVLLQVDIRHMPYFNTRTHFPGHKVLLVGYDESAGDALISDTEYPGVMRVPLDELAKARTFHDPLFDLSYQWWDVRGVPAVLPVREAARAAITELPARMLPDGDFFGVPAMRRCADALSGWADAQDWAWCARFAYQIIEKRGTGGASFRAKYADFLREAAANDADVARLDLAGEISAIAALWTRLASQMKSISEREHPGGFDAPAATLREIADAEERYFRQVMAELPEG, from the coding sequence ATGCAACGCATGATCGAAGGCTTTCGGCACGAACAGGGATTCCATTGCGGATCCGGCTCGTTGCGCAATCTGCTGCGCCATTTCGGGCGCGGCCTGTCCGAGCCGATGTGCCTGGGCATCGGCATGGCGCCGGCGTTTTTCTACTTCGAGGCGCCGCGCAGCCCGAGCCGTGTTTTCATGGGACGCAGCCCGACGATGGAGGAGGACTTTTTTCGCCTGCTTGGCATCGATGCGCCGATCCGGCGTCACGAGAACGCGGTGGACGCATGGCGCGCGGTGCGCGCCGCGATCGACGAAGGCCGGCCGGTGCTGCTCCAGGTCGATATCCGCCACATGCCGTATTTCAACACCCGGACGCACTTCCCCGGCCACAAGGTGCTGCTTGTCGGTTACGACGAATCCGCGGGCGACGCCTTGATCTCCGACACGGAATATCCCGGCGTCATGCGCGTGCCGCTCGATGAACTGGCGAAGGCGCGTACCTTTCACGATCCGCTTTTTGATCTGTCGTACCAGTGGTGGGACGTGCGGGGCGTGCCCGCGGTTCTTCCCGTGCGCGAGGCCGCGCGAGCCGCGATCACCGAACTTCCCGCGCGCATGTTGCCCGACGGAGATTTTTTCGGCGTACCCGCGATGCGGCGTTGCGCCGACGCGCTGTCCGGCTGGGCCGACGCCCAGGATTGGGCGTGGTGCGCGCGGTTCGCGTATCAGATCATCGAAAAACGCGGCACGGGCGGCGCGAGCTTCCGCGCGAAATACGCGGACTTTCTGCGCGAAGCCGCCGCGAACGACGCGGATGTCGCGCGCCTGGATCTTGCCGGCGAGATTTCCGCGATCGCCGCGCTCTGGACGCGCCTGGCGTCCCAGATGAAATCGATCAGCGAGCGCGAACACCCCGGCGGCTTCGACGCGCCCGCCGCGACGCTGCGCGAGATCGCGGATGCGGAGGAACGCTATTTCCGGCAGGTGATGGCGGAATTGCCGGAGGGGTGA
- a CDS encoding glycosyltransferase family 39 protein, which yields MRFPLVPLAAVFVVFAFAARAWNLDGAGLNTDELHIAKVAFMPAEGDLTRDVHPPVFPTLVRLVGGALPFSIEAKVRAVSVIAGTLLVGLLAYVGFLAHGSRGAIAASALSFLSPNLLAFSRLGRSYMLFALFGGIAFVLTWHLARRPRRPLALGLAVVNALMLLTFYYAVYVVLAQAVLALVAGRRDPFFRRALLLASGLGVLVASPWFAVAIGQAARAVSGGGWYVWPPTPYEFARRAAQAFAYFSPLAAAGDYAYSFGKITGAAVTAILAAGAWALAFFAARRRGADMFGFALSDRFGTPALGLPAVFVGVVFVLGFLAHVVFGVWVGLIYFACFAAPSMLVVMLALRALSGERVRLAAVGVLLAAQALMLPGVRTMHREDLREAVSLYDHSAVPGAVVLTSAHFVADAFHVYSNREGPFVPLPTGLPGHEDAGRESAAFMTTADRAAFVTVVTGAPEVWLVLSHETRNGVDRGGTLARGWLRQLGFVDMGETSLQGVRWFRYIHPDAATPGPAWGVARRTAGELAA from the coding sequence GTGCGCTTTCCCCTCGTCCCCCTTGCCGCCGTTTTCGTCGTTTTTGCGTTCGCCGCCCGCGCGTGGAATCTTGACGGCGCCGGCCTGAACACGGACGAGTTGCACATCGCGAAGGTGGCGTTCATGCCGGCCGAGGGCGACCTGACGCGCGACGTGCATCCGCCGGTGTTCCCGACGCTCGTACGCCTTGTGGGCGGCGCGCTGCCGTTTTCGATCGAAGCGAAGGTGCGCGCGGTGTCCGTCATCGCCGGGACGTTGCTCGTCGGGCTGCTCGCATACGTGGGATTTCTCGCGCACGGATCGCGCGGGGCGATCGCGGCGTCCGCGCTGTCGTTCCTTTCGCCGAACCTTTTGGCGTTTTCGCGCCTGGGGCGCAGCTACATGCTCTTCGCGCTGTTCGGCGGGATCGCCTTCGTGCTGACCTGGCATCTGGCGCGCCGCCCGCGAAGGCCGCTTGCGCTCGGGCTGGCCGTCGTCAACGCCCTGATGCTGCTGACTTTTTATTACGCCGTCTATGTCGTTCTCGCGCAGGCCGTGCTGGCGCTTGTCGCGGGGCGGCGCGATCCGTTTTTCCGCCGCGCTCTCCTTTTGGCCTCGGGGCTCGGCGTGCTTGTCGCGTCGCCGTGGTTTGCCGTCGCCATCGGGCAAGCGGCGCGCGCGGTTTCCGGTGGCGGGTGGTACGTCTGGCCGCCGACACCCTACGAATTCGCGCGCCGCGCCGCGCAGGCGTTCGCGTATTTTTCCCCGCTCGCGGCCGCCGGCGACTACGCATACAGCTTCGGCAAGATCACGGGCGCCGCGGTGACGGCAATCCTGGCCGCGGGCGCGTGGGCGCTGGCGTTTTTCGCGGCCCGGCGGCGCGGCGCGGACATGTTCGGATTCGCGTTGTCGGATCGCTTCGGCACGCCCGCCCTCGGCCTGCCGGCGGTGTTTGTCGGCGTCGTGTTCGTTCTCGGATTTCTCGCACACGTCGTCTTCGGCGTTTGGGTGGGGCTCATCTACTTTGCGTGTTTCGCCGCGCCGTCGATGCTTGTCGTCATGCTCGCGCTGCGCGCCCTGTCCGGCGAGCGCGTCCGCCTGGCCGCGGTCGGCGTGCTGCTGGCGGCGCAGGCGCTGATGCTGCCGGGCGTGCGTACGATGCATCGCGAGGATCTGCGCGAGGCCGTGAGCCTCTACGACCATTCCGCCGTCCCGGGCGCCGTCGTGTTGACAAGCGCGCATTTCGTCGCCGACGCGTTTCACGTTTATTCGAACCGCGAGGGCCCCTTCGTGCCGCTGCCGACGGGTCTTCCCGGCCACGAGGACGCGGGGCGAGAGTCCGCCGCGTTCATGACCACCGCGGATCGCGCCGCGTTCGTCACCGTCGTGACCGGCGCGCCCGAGGTGTGGCTGGTCCTGTCGCACGAGACGCGAAACGGCGTTGACCGGGGCGGAACGCTCGCGCGCGGGTGGCTGCGTCAGTTGGGATTTGTCGACATGGGCGAAACATCGCTGCAAGGCGTGCGTTGGTTTCGCTACATTCATCCGGATGCCGCGACGCCCGGCCCCGCATGGGGCGTCGCGCGCCGCACGGCCGGGGAGCTTGCCGCCTGA
- a CDS encoding RDD family protein, which yields MKCPKCGFVSYNYLDTCKRCGHDLAAVRRKLGIEPDPKSVLLTSGAAPERVPGGEGAAREPIEPRRAFRRRLTEDRRAGEEPVLLDTRDAERREFDGRRLDDLVSLEELERRQAELAAELERVERAKAESERREQELRRREAELAEKEAWAPGRGGRGAALPESRAYTEISTPAAEPDPNREHALSIRRNIEQQADERRREAQIRSANAHRDAILAIAGEVAEEGFGDEGAPRRARSAEDFVIETEEKELDDDVVRKQLEGLAIDWDSAPVADVDAAAPFAAPDELPRLDAENLGYRGIPQAHEYLELLAARARGTEAPPIEPLAEAVAETAEPAAEIEADILLAPESVPELAPEPDAGLLVEEIAPEALLDAPPAAASDDADESAEEVPPPIRAVVDLAPAEEPEAPFVFSGPVAAVVPHPVSDEADADIDAIFEEEIVEPETVEEEIERTHVRRRPRHRPSVRKGGLGVRTLAGLIDVSALAVVLGVFLLAGRGVLLLMGDTANVADYMRLSGPFYILFLMIGAAYFTFFVGSTGQTPGMMVFGLKVVNKSGGAIGYGLAFLRHVASLFSALCFGMGFISIPLDHNKQGWHDKITQSVVVRV from the coding sequence ATGAAATGCCCCAAGTGCGGCTTCGTCAGCTATAACTATCTGGACACGTGCAAGCGCTGCGGACACGACCTGGCCGCGGTCCGGCGCAAGCTCGGCATCGAGCCCGATCCGAAAAGCGTGTTGCTGACGAGCGGTGCCGCGCCGGAGCGCGTACCCGGGGGCGAGGGCGCCGCGCGCGAGCCGATCGAGCCGCGCCGCGCCTTCCGGCGCCGCCTCACGGAAGACCGCCGGGCGGGCGAGGAGCCCGTGCTTCTCGATACGCGCGACGCCGAACGCCGCGAGTTCGACGGCCGGCGGCTCGACGACCTGGTCAGCCTGGAAGAACTGGAGCGGCGCCAGGCCGAGCTGGCCGCGGAACTCGAACGCGTCGAACGCGCTAAGGCCGAATCCGAGCGCCGCGAGCAAGAGCTTCGCCGGCGCGAGGCCGAGTTGGCAGAAAAGGAAGCGTGGGCGCCCGGGCGCGGAGGCCGGGGCGCCGCGTTGCCCGAATCACGCGCTTATACCGAGATCAGCACGCCCGCCGCCGAACCCGATCCCAACCGCGAACACGCCCTTTCGATCCGCCGGAACATTGAACAGCAAGCCGACGAGCGCCGCCGCGAGGCGCAGATTCGATCCGCTAACGCGCATCGCGACGCGATCCTGGCGATCGCCGGCGAGGTAGCCGAGGAGGGTTTCGGCGACGAGGGCGCGCCGCGTCGCGCGCGATCCGCCGAAGATTTCGTCATCGAGACCGAGGAAAAAGAACTCGACGACGACGTTGTGCGGAAGCAGCTCGAAGGTCTTGCCATCGATTGGGACAGTGCGCCTGTCGCGGACGTCGATGCCGCGGCGCCGTTCGCGGCGCCCGACGAGCTTCCCCGCCTGGACGCGGAGAATCTTGGATACCGCGGCATTCCGCAGGCGCATGAATACCTGGAGCTGCTTGCCGCGCGCGCTCGTGGAACCGAGGCGCCCCCGATCGAACCCCTCGCGGAAGCGGTCGCGGAGACGGCCGAACCGGCGGCCGAAATCGAGGCCGATATCCTCCTCGCGCCGGAGAGCGTCCCGGAACTTGCGCCGGAGCCGGACGCCGGCCTCCTCGTGGAGGAGATCGCGCCGGAAGCCCTTTTGGACGCGCCGCCGGCGGCCGCGAGCGACGACGCCGACGAATCAGCGGAGGAAGTGCCGCCCCCGATCCGCGCCGTCGTGGATCTCGCGCCGGCCGAGGAACCGGAGGCGCCGTTCGTGTTCAGCGGGCCGGTGGCGGCTGTCGTGCCGCATCCCGTCTCCGATGAGGCCGATGCGGACATCGACGCCATATTCGAGGAAGAGATCGTCGAACCGGAAACGGTCGAAGAGGAGATCGAACGGACGCACGTGCGCCGCCGGCCGAGGCACCGCCCGTCGGTGCGCAAGGGCGGCCTTGGCGTACGCACGCTCGCGGGTCTCATCGACGTTTCCGCGCTGGCCGTCGTGCTCGGTGTTTTTCTGCTGGCGGGGCGCGGCGTGCTGTTGCTGATGGGCGATACCGCGAACGTGGCCGATTACATGCGCCTCTCCGGGCCCTTTTACATTCTCTTTCTCATGATCGGCGCCGCGTACTTCACGTTTTTCGTCGGCTCGACCGGGCAGACCCCGGGGATGATGGTGTTCGGCCTGAAGGTCGTGAACAAAAGCGGCGGCGCGATCGGCTACGGTCTCGCCTTCCTGCGCCACGTCGCCAGCCTGTTTTCCGCGCTGTGTTTCGGCATGGGGTTCATCTCCATCCCGCTCGACCACAACAAGCAGGGATGGCACGACAAGATCACGCAGTCCGTGGTGGTGAGGGTTTGA
- a CDS encoding histidine phosphatase family protein gives MSRPVQTVIFLVRHGESEANVAEVICGDSESPLTKRGVAQTVEVAERLAGVKFDAAYTSPLERAFKTCEAILAGRGVTATVLPDLREQDFGAWEGLSFRELAEKDPEAIRRFTNDPMNATGEGGETLGVFGERVRRAIFDDVLANHAGETVLVVSHGGTTRVALNLLLDLDLSRHFFRFDIQNATAAVVRHSDSGARLVGLNLREMAHLRLRPRG, from the coding sequence ATGAGCCGGCCCGTTCAAACCGTCATTTTTCTCGTGCGTCATGGGGAGTCCGAGGCGAACGTCGCGGAGGTCATCTGCGGCGATTCGGAAAGCCCGCTGACAAAGCGCGGCGTCGCGCAGACGGTGGAGGTCGCCGAGCGCCTCGCCGGCGTGAAATTCGACGCCGCTTATACGAGCCCCCTTGAACGCGCGTTCAAGACCTGCGAGGCGATTCTGGCCGGTCGCGGCGTTACCGCGACGGTGCTGCCTGACCTTCGCGAGCAGGACTTCGGCGCGTGGGAGGGGCTGTCGTTTCGCGAGCTGGCCGAAAAGGATCCGGAGGCGATCCGCCGCTTCACGAACGACCCCATGAACGCCACGGGCGAGGGCGGCGAGACGCTCGGCGTGTTCGGCGAACGCGTGCGCCGCGCGATCTTCGACGATGTACTCGCCAATCACGCGGGCGAAACGGTGCTTGTCGTCAGCCACGGCGGCACGACGCGCGTCGCGCTGAACCTGCTGCTCGACCTGGACCTTTCGCGCCACTTCTTCCGCTTCGACATCCAGAACGCTACCGCGGCGGTGGTGCGTCACAGCGATTCCGGCGCGCGCCTGGTCGGCCTGAACCTGCGCGAAATGGCGCATCTGAGGCTGAGGCCGAGGGGGTAG